In Oscillatoria sp. FACHB-1406, one DNA window encodes the following:
- the ctpB gene encoding carboxyl-terminal processing protease CtpB codes for MAASSLLAPALSSSAKATLETSPKALVDEVWQIINREFISYDFNQEEWLATRTELLKQDYTSQEEAYSAIRKALKDLGDPYTRFLNPQEFEELSNQTTGELSGIGLRLEVNSQTQVLTVVEPLDNSPASEAGLQTGDKILKIDSKPTTLMTVEQASELIRGEEGTEVTLEVSRGIETPFEVTLKRAQVEVPVLHSSLKQEGQMRIGYLRLDEFSSHAAEQMKKAVEKLEADKVEGFVLDLRGNPGGLLFASVDIARMWIENGPIVRTVDRKGGDREFSANRTSITNLPLVVLVDGYSASASEILAGALKDNKRATIVGTRTFGKGLVQSVHPLSDGSGLAVTISRYYPPSGIDINKKGILPDIQLDSREEIPTALKGTGRDEQYARAVSVLSNIRLGQNRAATSGGLATTQQQ; via the coding sequence TTGGCAGCCTCATCGCTCTTAGCGCCCGCTTTAAGCTCTTCAGCGAAAGCCACCTTGGAAACGAGTCCGAAAGCCCTTGTCGATGAAGTTTGGCAAATTATTAACCGCGAGTTCATCAGCTACGACTTCAATCAAGAAGAATGGTTGGCGACTCGCACCGAACTTTTGAAGCAAGATTATACCTCGCAAGAAGAAGCTTACTCTGCGATTCGTAAAGCACTTAAAGACCTCGGCGATCCTTATACGCGCTTTCTCAATCCGCAAGAATTTGAAGAACTCAGCAATCAAACCACTGGCGAACTATCGGGGATCGGGCTTCGTTTAGAAGTTAACTCACAAACCCAAGTGCTAACCGTTGTCGAACCCTTAGATAATTCTCCGGCTAGCGAGGCGGGTTTGCAAACGGGTGACAAAATTTTGAAAATTGACAGCAAACCGACAACGCTGATGACAGTGGAACAAGCTTCGGAATTGATTCGCGGCGAGGAAGGGACTGAAGTTACGTTGGAAGTCTCACGAGGGATTGAAACTCCGTTTGAGGTTACGCTCAAACGCGCGCAAGTTGAAGTTCCCGTATTGCATTCGAGCCTCAAGCAAGAAGGACAAATGCGCATCGGCTATCTGCGTTTAGATGAGTTTAGCTCTCATGCGGCCGAGCAGATGAAAAAAGCGGTGGAGAAGTTAGAAGCGGACAAGGTAGAAGGGTTTGTATTAGATCTGCGCGGAAATCCCGGCGGTTTGCTGTTCGCGAGTGTCGATATTGCCCGGATGTGGATTGAAAATGGCCCGATTGTAAGGACGGTCGATCGCAAAGGCGGCGATCGCGAGTTTTCGGCCAATCGCACCTCAATTACGAATTTACCGCTTGTTGTCCTCGTTGACGGCTACTCTGCCAGTGCAAGCGAAATTTTAGCGGGCGCGCTTAAGGATAACAAGCGCGCTACGATTGTCGGCACGCGCACCTTTGGCAAAGGTTTAGTGCAATCCGTCCATCCCCTATCGGATGGTTCCGGTTTGGCGGTGACGATTTCTCGCTACTATCCGCCTAGCGGGATTGATATTAATAAAAAAGGCATTCTCCCCGATATTCAACTCGACTCGCGCGAAGAAATTCCGACCGCTTTAAAAGGTACGGGACGGGACGAACAATATGCCAGAGCCGTGAGCGTTCTAAGCAATATTCGTTTGGGACAAAATCGGGCGGCAACGTCAGGAGGGCTGGCAACGACGCAACAGCAATAA
- a CDS encoding NUDIX hydrolase — translation MSQRSGQRTVAVAILYQQGRFLMQLRDDIPGIYYPGCWAFFGGHLDSGETPSRAIERELHEEIRYTLPVEPLEFRRYCETAVIRHVFHAPLTVALDRLILCEGWDMALLAPDDIERGDFYSPRARQVRPLGSTHRQILLDFLASGLLPTRETPS, via the coding sequence ATGTCTCAAAGATCGGGTCAGCGCACGGTCGCCGTTGCAATTCTTTACCAGCAGGGGCGTTTTTTGATGCAATTGCGCGACGATATTCCAGGCATTTATTACCCGGGTTGCTGGGCTTTCTTCGGAGGTCATCTTGATTCAGGCGAAACGCCCTCACGGGCAATCGAACGAGAGCTACACGAAGAAATCCGCTATACTTTACCAGTAGAACCCCTTGAATTTAGACGTTACTGCGAAACTGCGGTTATTCGTCATGTTTTCCATGCCCCTTTAACGGTTGCTCTCGATCGCCTCATCCTTTGTGAAGGTTGGGATATGGCCCTCCTTGCACCCGATGATATCGAACGCGGCGACTTTTATTCACCCAGAGCTAGACAAGTCAGACCTTTAGGTTCCACTCACCGGCAAATTCTTCTCGATTTTCTCGCCAGCGGTTTGCTTCCAACTCGCGAAACCCCCAGTTAA